The DNA region TCAGGAAGGGATGCTCGTCGTGATCCAGCCCAATGTCGTCACCAAGGACGGAAAACGGGGGCTGCAGGTGGGAAACATGGTGGAGATCACGAAAACCGGCGCGCGCGCGCTTCAAAAATACCCGATGAAATTCATGCGGATATAAATAAAGACGTCCCCGGGCGGATGGCCTGGAGGCGTCTTGGGTGGTTCTGGATCGGAAATCAGTTCGCCGGAGCCTTATCGATCTTCTCCTTCAGCTCCTCGGCAAGAGAAGAATCTAGTTCGACGAGCCTCTGGTAGTCTGCGACGGCCGCCGTGCGATTGCCGAGCTTCAGGTGGGCCATGGCCCGGTACTCGAGCGCCTCCGGGTAATCGGGCTTGATGGAGAGCGCCTTGCCATAGGCGACAAGCGCTTCCTTGTACTTTCCAAGCTGGCGCAACGTGTAGCCCA from bacterium includes:
- a CDS encoding tetratricopeptide repeat protein, with product MKYLHVLWALALVLLLSGTVFAAGDSEPDPNSTPAAPSAYDQGRAEVQKGNWEAALSFFQKAVSTDSDNHKAHNMVGYTLRQLGKYKEALVAYGKALSIKPDYPEALEYRAMAHLKLGNRTAAVADYQRLVELDSSLAEELKEKIDKAPAN